A stretch of the Sorangium aterium genome encodes the following:
- a CDS encoding FHA domain-containing protein, with product MRPCPNCAWMLKETDAACSMCGTSVAGAAPGASVPVAPPPVQAGAGAYAPPGPPGYPGQPAASGYGGAAAPGYAAGGAQGAYPPPPQAYGVGGGGLSVPASPGGGVAFSTGAEAPFPVSPWARAAPSAGLTSQPASPMNAPGVPPAQPALGAPGPGMVPGASLGGAMGQQPVAPAPVFGVPPQMVAPPPMVIPTGAPGLVAPPMVQGGAVAPPPMVQGGVVAPPPMVQGGAVAPPPMVQGGVPAVAQARAPAIVAPPIVQGAVSGAVPQVSAQPARVLVGFIVTFQNDPGGSFWPMYSGRTQVGRAGADATTEIGLADASASSRHASIHADPTTGQVFIEDDGSRNGTFVNEQRLGQGERRQLRDNDRLRLGSTTFVVKVLVA from the coding sequence ATGAGGCCGTGTCCGAACTGCGCGTGGATGCTCAAGGAGACCGACGCTGCCTGCTCGATGTGCGGTACGAGCGTGGCGGGCGCAGCGCCTGGAGCCTCCGTTCCGGTCGCGCCTCCGCCGGTGCAGGCGGGGGCTGGCGCCTATGCCCCGCCTGGCCCGCCGGGCTATCCAGGGCAGCCAGCCGCCTCGGGTTATGGCGGCGCGGCAGCCCCAGGCTACGCGGCAGGGGGCGCGCAGGGCGCCTATCCGCCTCCTCCCCAGGCGTACGGGGTGGGCGGGGGCGGGCTCTCGGTGCCGGCGTCGCCGGGCGGAGGCGTCGCCTTCTCGACGGGCGCGGAAGCGCCTTTCCCGGTCTCGCCCTGGGCCCGAGCGGCTCCTTCCGCGGGGCTCACGTCGCAGCCGGCGTCTCCGATGAACGCGCCGGGCGTCCCGCCGGCCCAGCCGGCGCTCGGGGCGCCGGGCCCGGGCATGGTGCCCGGCGCGTCCCTGGGTGGCGCGATGGGGCAGCAGCCCGTGGCGCCGGCGCCGGTCTTCGGCGTGCCCCCGCAGATGGTTGCGCCCCCGCCGATGGTGATACCGACGGGGGCGCCAGGGCTTGTCGCGCCGCCGATGGTGCAGGGGGGGGCGGTCGCGCCGCCGCCGATGGTGCAAGGGGGCGTGGTTGCGCCGCCGCCGATGGTGCAGGGGGGCGCGGTCGCGCCGCCGCCGATGGTGCAGGGCGGGGTGCCGGCGGTCGCTCAGGCCAGGGCGCCTGCGATCGTCGCGCCTCCGATCGTCCAGGGCGCGGTCTCGGGCGCGGTGCCGCAGGTGTCGGCGCAGCCGGCGCGCGTCCTCGTCGGCTTCATCGTGACGTTCCAGAACGATCCCGGAGGCAGCTTCTGGCCGATGTACAGCGGCCGGACGCAGGTGGGGCGCGCCGGGGCGGACGCTACGACGGAGATCGGGCTCGCGGATGCGAGCGCCTCTTCACGGCACGCGTCGATCCACGCGGACCCGACGACGGGCCAGGTCTTCATCGAGGACGACGGCTCGCGCAACGGCACCTTCGTCAACGAGCAGCGCCTCGGACAGGGCGAGCGCCGGCAGCTGCGCGACAACGACCGGCTGCGCCTCGGGAGCACGACGTTCGTGGTGAAGGTGCTGGTCGCCTGA
- the lon gene encoding endopeptidase La: MSEKKNPPMPPRSEEEVVFGDELPVLPIRNAVLFPGAVAPFDVGREKSVALVEDVDNLPGPVIAIFAQRDPSTDDPGAEDLYPMGCAARVLKALKHSSGNYSLILQGLTRIRLDTVTAHTPYLRAKIRRMDEPATEDVEAEALAMSLRDIAKQVIQLMPELPREAGSLIDSIQAPGALADLVAANLDAPVEEKAQLIETIDVKERIRKVLRLLTRQLEILKMRERINSQIKEEMGKNQREYVLRQQLKAIKEELGEDDGDQGDLDGLEDRIAKANLPTEAETVAKKQLKRLRTMQVGSAEYTVVRTYLDWILDVPWTQSTQDNLDIGSVRKVLDEDHYGLEKVKKRILEYLAVRKLKQDKKGPILCLLGPPGVGKTSLGRSIARALGRKFHRVSLGGVHDEAAIRGHRRTYVGALPGQIIQGMKKSGTINPVFMMDEVDKIGHDFRGDPSAALLEVLDPEQNNTFADHYLEIPYDLSHVMFVATANVADPIPPPLRDRMEILEIPGYTRKEKLAIARQHLLPKQLSEHGLTTEQLEVTDKALEEIIDHYTREAGVRSLERQIAGVIRGVAVKVAEGDTQKRRVDNEDDLHEFLGPAKYTSEVAERTAESGVATGLAWTSVGGEILFIEATRMYGTGKLQLTGQLGDVMKESAQAALSFVRSNASRYSIAKDFLEKSDLHIHIPAGAMPKDGPSAGVTMFTALVSLLTGIKVRHDVAMTGEITLRGRVLPIGGLKEKVLAAHRAGIKRIIVPERNRADLEEVPKEVVDELQFFFVSRMEQVLEAALERLPEPAPATEESKDGEKKEIEKSEKSSIASN; this comes from the coding sequence ATGTCCGAGAAAAAGAACCCGCCGATGCCGCCGCGCTCCGAGGAAGAGGTCGTCTTCGGCGACGAGCTGCCGGTTCTGCCGATCCGCAATGCGGTGCTGTTCCCGGGCGCCGTCGCGCCTTTCGATGTCGGCCGCGAGAAGTCGGTCGCGCTGGTGGAGGATGTCGACAACCTCCCTGGCCCGGTCATCGCGATCTTCGCCCAGCGCGATCCGTCGACCGACGATCCCGGGGCGGAGGACCTGTACCCGATGGGCTGCGCCGCGCGCGTGCTGAAGGCGCTGAAGCACAGCTCGGGCAACTACTCGTTGATCTTGCAGGGCCTCACGCGGATCCGGCTCGACACCGTCACGGCCCACACGCCGTACCTGCGCGCCAAGATCCGCCGCATGGACGAGCCGGCGACGGAGGACGTCGAGGCGGAGGCGCTGGCGATGAGCCTGCGCGACATCGCGAAGCAGGTCATCCAGCTGATGCCGGAGCTCCCGCGCGAGGCGGGCTCGCTCATCGACTCTATCCAGGCGCCCGGCGCGCTCGCCGATCTCGTCGCTGCGAATCTCGACGCGCCGGTCGAGGAGAAGGCGCAGCTCATCGAGACGATCGACGTCAAGGAGCGCATCCGCAAGGTGCTCCGGCTGCTCACGCGGCAGCTCGAGATCCTGAAGATGCGCGAGCGCATCAACTCCCAGATCAAGGAGGAGATGGGCAAGAACCAGCGCGAGTACGTGCTGCGCCAGCAGCTCAAGGCGATCAAGGAGGAGCTGGGCGAGGACGACGGCGATCAGGGCGATCTCGACGGGCTCGAGGATCGCATCGCGAAGGCGAACCTGCCGACCGAGGCGGAGACCGTCGCGAAGAAGCAGCTGAAGCGGCTGCGCACGATGCAGGTCGGGTCGGCCGAGTACACCGTGGTGCGGACGTACCTCGACTGGATCCTCGACGTGCCCTGGACGCAGTCGACGCAGGACAACCTCGACATCGGCAGCGTCCGCAAGGTGCTCGACGAGGACCACTACGGCCTGGAGAAGGTCAAGAAGCGCATCCTCGAGTACCTGGCGGTCCGCAAGCTGAAGCAGGACAAGAAGGGGCCGATCCTCTGCCTGCTCGGGCCTCCCGGCGTCGGCAAGACGTCGCTCGGCCGGAGCATCGCGCGCGCCCTCGGCCGCAAGTTCCACCGGGTCTCGCTCGGCGGCGTGCACGACGAGGCGGCGATCCGCGGCCACCGGCGCACCTACGTCGGCGCGCTCCCTGGCCAGATCATCCAGGGCATGAAGAAGTCGGGGACGATCAACCCGGTCTTCATGATGGATGAGGTCGACAAGATCGGGCACGACTTCCGCGGCGACCCGTCGGCGGCGCTGCTCGAGGTGCTCGATCCGGAGCAGAACAACACGTTCGCGGATCACTACCTGGAGATCCCGTACGACCTGTCGCACGTGATGTTCGTCGCGACCGCGAACGTGGCGGATCCGATCCCGCCGCCCCTCCGCGACCGCATGGAGATCCTCGAGATCCCCGGCTACACGCGGAAGGAGAAGCTCGCGATCGCGCGGCAGCACCTGCTCCCGAAGCAGCTGTCGGAGCACGGGCTCACGACCGAGCAGCTGGAGGTCACGGACAAGGCGCTGGAGGAGATCATCGATCACTACACGCGCGAGGCCGGCGTCCGGTCGCTCGAGCGGCAGATCGCGGGCGTCATCCGCGGCGTGGCGGTGAAGGTCGCCGAGGGCGACACGCAGAAGCGGCGCGTCGACAACGAGGACGACCTGCACGAGTTCCTCGGCCCGGCGAAGTACACGAGCGAGGTCGCGGAGCGCACCGCCGAGAGCGGCGTCGCGACGGGCCTCGCGTGGACGAGCGTCGGCGGCGAGATCCTCTTCATCGAGGCGACGCGGATGTACGGCACGGGCAAGCTCCAGCTGACCGGCCAGCTCGGCGACGTGATGAAGGAGTCGGCGCAGGCGGCGCTCTCGTTCGTGCGCAGCAACGCGTCGAGGTACAGCATCGCGAAGGACTTCCTCGAGAAGAGCGATCTGCACATCCACATCCCCGCCGGCGCGATGCCCAAGGACGGGCCGAGCGCGGGCGTGACGATGTTCACGGCGCTCGTCTCGCTCCTCACCGGGATCAAGGTCCGCCACGACGTCGCGATGACGGGCGAGATCACGCTCCGCGGTCGCGTGCTCCCGATCGGCGGCCTGAAGGAGAAGGTGCTGGCGGCGCACCGCGCCGGCATCAAGCGCATCATCGTCCCCGAGCGCAACCGGGCGGATCTCGAGGAGGTGCCGAAGGAGGTCGTGGACGAGCTGCAGTTCTTCTTCGTCAGCCGGATGGAGCAGGTCCTGGAGGCCGCGCTCGAGCGGCTGCCCGAGCCCGCGCCCGCGACCGAGGAGTCGAAGGACGGCGAGAAGAAGGAGATCGAGAAGTCGGAGAAGAGCTCGATCGCCAGCAACTGA
- a CDS encoding formylglycine-generating enzyme family protein, whose product MIDPLLGLGALAIAMLGLPAAPSLDPGPSPACPADMRLVTGTHRDEVQHVCVEPVKSGKATHCFAYWEDITAEEGPATEISVCMDQFEAPNQRGAKPLVMQSFETATAWCAARGKRVCAEQEWELACEGPERRPLAYGWRVDKAVCNSGKAWRPVDERKLGASGEVAQREVERLWQGAPSGSHPGCASTFGVFDMMGNVEEWVASRGGRRWPGALMGGFWAKPWTGCRGTNDAHEPKFVFYETGFRCCADPRSALPSRGAAAREENEERGGRPASGP is encoded by the coding sequence ATGATCGATCCCCTGCTCGGCCTCGGCGCGCTCGCGATCGCGATGCTCGGCCTGCCGGCGGCGCCGTCGCTCGATCCAGGGCCCAGCCCGGCGTGTCCGGCGGACATGCGGCTCGTCACCGGCACGCACCGCGACGAGGTGCAGCACGTCTGCGTGGAGCCGGTCAAGAGCGGCAAGGCGACCCACTGCTTCGCGTACTGGGAGGACATCACGGCCGAGGAGGGGCCGGCGACCGAGATCTCCGTGTGCATGGACCAGTTCGAGGCGCCGAACCAGCGCGGGGCGAAGCCGCTCGTCATGCAGTCGTTCGAGACGGCGACCGCGTGGTGCGCCGCGCGCGGCAAGCGGGTGTGCGCCGAGCAGGAGTGGGAGCTCGCGTGCGAGGGCCCCGAGCGGCGTCCCCTCGCCTACGGCTGGCGCGTCGACAAGGCGGTCTGCAACAGCGGCAAGGCCTGGCGGCCGGTCGACGAGCGGAAGCTCGGCGCCTCTGGCGAGGTGGCGCAGCGCGAGGTCGAGCGGCTCTGGCAGGGCGCGCCGAGCGGCTCCCACCCTGGGTGCGCCTCGACCTTCGGCGTCTTCGACATGATGGGCAACGTCGAGGAGTGGGTCGCCTCGCGCGGCGGCCGCCGGTGGCCAGGCGCGCTCATGGGCGGCTTCTGGGCCAAGCCGTGGACGGGCTGCCGCGGGACGAACGACGCGCACGAGCCGAAGTTCGTGTTCTACGAGACCGGCTTCCGCTGCTGCGCCGATCCGCGCTCGGCTCTCCCTTCGCGCGGCGCGGCGGCGCGCGAGGAGAACGAGGAGCGCGGCGGGCGGCCAGCGTCCGG